Proteins encoded within one genomic window of Fragaria vesca subsp. vesca linkage group LG1, FraVesHawaii_1.0, whole genome shotgun sequence:
- the LOC101308494 gene encoding uncharacterized protein LOC101308494: MPKERRDRSVSRERYRASPYPCSSSHTKRPSLKIPSETEENVKEWEEARCPVCLEHPHNAVLLICSSFERGCRPYMCDTSYRHSNCLDQFCKSFSEEDPPEILPQEETLLSDNLLPPFETSESIITDVQTDITEEEPPPMIPISCEHQEQPKLVCPLCRGEVKDWIIVEPARCFMNAKLRNCSCETCSFSGTYTDLRKHARLEHPQTRPSEADPERQRAWRSLERQRDIGDLLSTLQSSTGEDRGDDSSLAVEHDGGGWLTVFFLVRIYRPTSGSSSRSSSWSPTTRTRAQISMRRRATRLWGESYESEAASSSREADNDSSDGGSAPTRRQSARLRQRRRTTPDNNQP, encoded by the coding sequence ATGCCTAAGGAAAGAAGGGACCGTTCTGTGTCTCGTGAGAGGTACAGAGCATCTCCTTATCCATGCAGCTCCAGTCATACAAAGCGTCCCTCACTCAAAATTCCTTCAGAAACTGAAGAAAATGTGAAAGAGTGGGAAGAAGCTAGGTGCCCAGTTTGTTTGGAACATCCACACAATGCAGTTCTCCTCATATGTTCATCTTTTGAGAGGGGATGCCGCCCTTACATGTGTGACACAAGCTACCGCCATTCAAACTGTCTAGATCAGTTCTGCAAGTCATTCTCAGAAGAGGATCCACCAGAGATACTGCCACAAGAAGAAACTCTGCTTTCAGATAATCTGTTGCCTCCATTTGAAACTTCTGAATCAATAATTACTGATGTGCAGACTGATATAACCGAGGAAGAGCCCCCACCCATGATTCCCATATCTTGTGAACACCAGGAACAGCCCAAGCTTGTGTGCCCACTCTGCCGTGGGGAGGTAAAAGATTGGATAATTGTGGAGCCTGCTCGTTGCTTCATGAATGCAAAATTGAGAAACTGTTCTTGTGAGACTTGTAGTTTTAGTGGAACCTATACAGATCTCAGGAAGCATGCAAGGCTGGAGCACCCGCAAACACGCCCATCAGAGGCAGACCCAGAGCGACAACGTGCCTGGAGGAGTTTGGAGCGGCAGAGGGACATTGGTGATCTGCTCAGCACACTCCAATCTTCAACTGGAGAGGATAGGGGTGATGACAGTAGCTTGGCAGTTGAACATGATGGAGGAGGATGGCTAACTGTATTCTTTCTAGTTAGAATTTATCGACCTACATCTGGGTCCAGCTCGCGGAGCAGCAGTTGGTCTCCTACCACTAGAACTAGAGCACAAATTAGTATGAGAAGGAGAGCTACCAGACTTTGGGGAGAAAGCTATGAGAGTGAAGCTGCTTCTTCTTCAAGGGAAGCGGACAATGACTCCTCAGATGGTGGCTCGGCCCCTACTAGGAGGCAGAGCGCACGTCTCCGGCAAAGGCGACGGACAACACCGGACAACAACCAGCCCTGA
- the LOC101310150 gene encoding uncharacterized protein LOC101310150, which yields MRFKKGSNVEVLRKKEVPSGSWWCAKIICRDGHKYTVRYGVEVANDETVVERVHRTAIRPCPPPVEVTESWVPGDIVEVFDNFSWKMATISEVLGNKYFLVRIVGSCREYKVGKLEVRVRQFWQDDKWVVVGKGSSQYDNGKQGAILSLKAQKVSFKKSHTASSQNLKRGSSHLQDESYGGATEKFRAVEREGRCQRVIASNLSRLAEHVDVALPSRMLGGKEICASLNNRTTVLSEVDLVKRKPSGNAGCLFSVNLKSDDVDTVTCSVGSCSIGSNDPYKSPHHVSSGSTGDFKDQFCDAESVCHLGYEEGNSVLPTKKELAAEIHRLELQAYRCTIEALHASGPLSWEQEELVTNLRLSLHISNDEHLMELRNLISADNNIHIR from the exons ATGAGATTCAAAAAAGGGAGCAATGTGGAAGTCCTGAGGAAAAAGGAGGTGCCTTCAGGATCTTGGTGGTGTGCCAAGATCATCTGCCGTGACGGCCACAAGTATACTGTTAGATATGGAGTAGAGGTTGCTAATGATGAGACTGTTGTGGAGAGGGTACACAGAACAGCAATCAGGCCTTGCCCTCCTCCAGTGGAAGTTACAGAGAGTTGGGTTCCTGGTGATATTGTGGAGGTTTTTGACAATTTCTCATGGAAAATGGCAACCATTTCTGAGGTTTTAGGAAACAAGTACTTTTTGGTCAGGATAGTTGGATCCTGCCGGGAATATAAGGTTGGGAAACTGGAAGTTCGAGTTAGACAGTTCTGGCAAGATGACAAATGGGTTGTGGTTGGAAAG GGTTCAAGTCAATATGATAATGGAAAGCAAGGTGCAATCTTGAGTCTAAAAGCTCAGAAAGTCAGTTTCAAGAAGTCCCACACTGCATCCTCTCAGAATCTGAAGAGAGGATCATCACACTTGCAAGATGAATCATATGGTGGAGCTACTGAGAAGTTTCGAGCAGTTGAGAGAGAAGGCAGGTGTCAAAGAGTCATTGCTAGCAACTTATCTAGGTTAGCTGAACATGTAGATGTTGCTTTGCCAAGTCGGATGCTGGGTGGAAAAGAAATATGTGCTTCTCTGAACAACAGAACAACTGTATTGTCTGAGGTTGATTTAGTAAAGAGGAAACCGAGTGGTAATGCTGGGTGTTTGTTTTCTGTTAACTTGAAGTCAGATGATGTTGATACTGTTACGTGCTCAGTAGGTAGTTGTAGCATCGGTAGCAATGATCCCTATAAGTCACCTCATCATGTTTCTTCTGGTTCTACTGGAGATTTCAAAGACCAGTTTTGTGATGCTGAATCTGTTTGTCACTTGGGATATGAGGAAGGAAACTCTGTCCTTCCCACAAAGAAAGAATTGGCAGCTGAGATCCATAGGTTAGAGCTGCAAGCCTACCGTTGCACGATAGAGGCATTGCATGCATCAGGACCTTTAAGCTGGGAACAAGAAGAATTGGTGACAAATCTTCGTCTTTCGCTTCATATATCGAATGATGAACATTTAATGGAGCTTAGAAACTTAATTTCTGCAGATAACAACATTCATATTAGATGA
- the LOC101308791 gene encoding deSI-like protein At4g17486-like isoform 1, with protein sequence MGAESTSSSGGGIDRNDRRYDTPVVLNVYDLTPMNNYSVWFGLGIFHSGIEVHGKEYGFGAHDFPVSGVFEVEPKACPGFIYRCSISLGRINMSPTEFRTFIENVAAEYHGDTYHLISKNCNHFTDDIACRLTERRIPGWVNRLARLGSLCSCLLPESLQVTTVKQTPEYHHESEEDGTESLTITTPRVSTEVDDDQERRLLSPLAAVSPMSGCGDVTFVKEAHT encoded by the exons ATGGGGGCCGAGAGCACCTCTAGTTCGGGCGGTGGGATTGATCGGAACGACAGGAGGTACGACACTCCGGTGGTCTTGAACGTCTACGACCTCACCCCTATGAACAATTACTCAGTTTGGTTCGGTCTTGGAATATTCCACTCCGGTATTGAAG TTCATGGTAAAGAGTATGGTTTTGGAGCTCATGACTTCCCAGTTAGTGGAGTTTTTGAAGTGGAACCAAAGGCCTGCCCGGGTTTCATTTACCGATGCTCTATTTCACTTGGTCGTATAAACATGTCTCCCACTGAATTTCGGACATTTATTGAGAATGTCGCTGCGGAGTATCATGGGGATACCTATCACCTCATTTCCAAGAATTGCAACCATTTTACAGATGACATAGCATGTAGGTTGACAGAAAGACGAATTCCTGGATGGGTGAATCGGCTTGCTCGACTAG GTTCTTTGTGCAGCTGTCTTCTTCCAGAAAGCCTTCAAGTGACTACTGTTAAACAGACTCCTGAATACCACCATGAGTCAG AAGAAGATGGTACTGAATCTTTGACAATCACTACGCCTCGCGTGTCAACAGAGGTTGATGACGATCAAGAAAGACGTCTGCTGTCACCCTTGGCTGCAGTATCACCAATGTCTGGATGCGGGGACGTGACTTTTGTTAAAGAAGCCCATACGTGA
- the LOC101309575 gene encoding probable receptor-like protein kinase At5g20050-like: protein MMEDKKANIIAASSVIILIIFIIVARVSLKLSSTFYLICGAGVAVIIAVFVWLLIRHHYNYRRKQMESQYKTEGRELRIEYSFLRKVAGVPTKFRYNELEEATDNFRALLGQGASAKVFKGILSDGTPVAVKRLDVEERGDREFKSEVSAIASLQHVNLVRLVGYCCVNPAGPRFLVYDFISNGSLDGWIFNKKVRPNYRGGCLSWDLRCRVAIDVAKALSYLHHDCRKRVLHLDVKPENILLDENFRAIVADFGLSKLMGRDESNVMTTIRGTRGYLAPEWLLEHGISEKSDTYSYGMVLLEMIGGRRNVSFIEKGTHNRSRKKWQYFPKTVNEKMREGKLMEIVDQRLLDGGGIDERELKRLVHVAIWCIQERASLRPSMSHVVEMLETGLDVEQPPDTQMTIVDFLTLDEEESQSQINGHHRPDIVAALAAQQVDSNNENLSSAHSYATAMSDITPR from the coding sequence ATGATGGAGGACAAGAAAGCCAACATAATAGCTGCTTCATCAGTGATCATCCTCATCATCTTCATCATCGTTGCTCGCGTGTCTCTCAAGCTTTCTAGTACTTTCTATCTCATTTGTGGTGCAGGAGTTGCTGTGATCATTGCTGTGTTTGTATGGCTCCTAATCCGACATCACTACAATTACAGGCGAAAACAGATGGAATCTCAGTACAAAACCGAAGGCCGTGAGCTGAGGATAGAGTACAGCTTTCTAAGAAAAGTAGCTGGAGTTCCTACAAAGTTTAGGTACAATGAGCTAGAGGAAGCTACAGACAACTTCAGGGCATTGCTTGGCCAAGGGGCTTCTGCTAAAGTGTTCAAAGGGATTCTCAGTGATGGCACTCCTGTTGCAGTGAAAAGGCTTGATGTGGAGGAGCGCGGCGATAGGGAATTCAAGTCAGAAGTGTCTGCAATAGCTAGTCTACAACATGTGAATCTTGTGAGGCTTGTTGGATATTGCTGTGTTAATCCTGCAGGACCTCGGTTCCTTGTGTATGACTTCATCTCAAATGGGTCATTGGATGGTTGGATTTTTAATAAAAAGGTAAGGCCTAATTACCGAGGAGGGTGCTTGTCTTGGGATTTAAGGTGCAGAGTTGCTATTGATGTTGCCAAGGCACTTTCTTATCTGCATCATGATTGCAGGAAAAGGGTTTTGCACCTTGATGTTAAGCCGGAAAATATTCTCTTGGATGAGAATTTCCGAGCAATTGTGGCGGATTTTGGTTTATCAAAACTAATGGGAAGAGATGAGAGTAATGTCATGACAACAATAAGGGGCACTAGAGGGTACTTAGCTCCTGAATGGCTTTTGGAGCATGGAATTTCAGAGAAATCGGATACTTATAGCTATGGAATGGTGCTTCTTGAGATGATTGGAGGCAGAAGAAATGTGAGCTTTATCGAAAAGGGTACTCATAACAGGTCTCGTAAGAAATGGCAATACTTCCCCAAAACTGTGAATGAGAAAATGAGAGAAGGTAAGCTCATGGAGATTGTTGATCAGAGACTATTAGATGGTGGAGGCATTGATGAAAGGGAATTGAAAAGGCTTGTTCATGTAGCCATTTGGTGCATACAAGAGCGGGCTAGTCTTAGGCCTTCAATGTCTCATGTGGTTGAAATGCTTGAAACGGGTTTAGATGTGGAGCAGCCTCCAGATACCCAAATGACCATTGTAGATTTCTTGACACTTGATGAAGAAGAATCACAGTCACAAATCAATGGTCATCACAGGCCAGACATTGTTGCCGCCTTGGCAGCTCAGCAAGTAGATAGCAATAATGAAAACTTATCCTCAGCACACTCATATGCAACTGCAATGTCTGATATAACACCAAGATAG
- the LOC101310444 gene encoding cytochrome P450 734A1-like, whose amino-acid sequence MELLSWLKFVSLCFILGVFGLRILVLLWWRPRRIEEHFARQGIRGPPYQFFIGNVKELVGMMIKASAHTMPSSCHNILPRVLPFYHHWKKIYGASFLVWFGPTVRLTVSDPDLIREVFTSKSECYEKNEAHPLVKQLEGDGLLSLKGEKWAHHRKIITPTFHMENLKLLIPVMATSMVDMMDKWSAMSSDSGEVEIEVSESFQTLTEDIITRTAFGTSYEDGKAIFRLQAEQVLFVAEAFQKVFIPGHRFLPTRRNINSWKLDKEIRKKLMELIDLRRENSMKNVNGKCSKDLLGLMIQASDSASSSSSDIDPITVNDIVEECKAFFFAGSQTTSNLLTWTTVLLAMHPQWQLQARAEVLRVCGSRDIPTKDDVVKLKTLNMILNESLRLYPPTVATIRRSRTDVELGGYKIPRGTELLIPILAVHHDQALWGNDVNEFNPARFADGVARAAKHPVAFIPFGLGNRTCIGQNLALLQAKLALAIMLQRFSFKMSPTYQHAPTVLMMLYPQYGAPVIFQRLPQDQGKDQAS is encoded by the exons ATGGAGCTATTGTCCTGGCTCAAGTTTGTGTCTTTGTGTTTCATTCTTGGAGTGTTTGGTCTGAGGATTCTGGTGCTGCTTTGGTGGAGGCCCAGAAGAATTGAGGAACATTTTGCAAGGCAAGGGATCAGAGGACCTCCTTATCAGTTCTTCATTGGAAATGTCAAAGAGCTTGTGGGGATGATGATCAAGGCCTCTGCTCATACCATGCCTTCTTCCTGTCACAATATTCTCCCCAGAGTCCTCCCTTTTTACCATCACTGGAAAAAAATATATG GTGCATCATTTCTTGTGTGGTTCGGACCAACAGTTCGTCTCACCGTCTCCGACCCCGATCTCATCCGAGAAGTGTTCACTTCTAAGTCGGAATGCTATGAGAAAAATGAGGCTCACCCTCTTGTGAAGCAACTCGAAGGCGACGGCCTCTTGAGCCTCAAAGGTGAGAAGTGGGCTCACCACAGAAAGATCATCACCCCTACATTTCATATGGAGAATCTCAAG TTACTCATACCTGTCATGGCAACGAGTATGGTGGACATGATGGACAAATGGTCAGCAATGTCGTCCGACTCTGGTGAGGTTGAGATTGAAGTTTCCGAATCGTTCCAAACCCTAACCGAAGACATTATTACCCGAACTGCATTTGGTACCAGCTACGAAGACGGCAAAGCCATTTTCCGGCTACAAGCTGAGCAAGTGCTCTTCGTTGCCGAGGCCTTTCAAAAAGTCTTCATCCCCGGTCATAG ATTTCTACCCACTAGACGGAACATAAACTCGTGGAAATTGGACAAAGAAATCCGGAAAAAGCTCATGGAGCTGATCGATTTGAGGAGGGAGAATTCGATGAAGAACGTGAACGGAAAATGTTCCAAGGATTTACTAGGGCTTATGATTCAGGCCTCGGATTCTGCTTCATCCTCATCGTCCGACATTGACCCCATTACTGTGAACGACATTGTGGAAGAGTGCAAGGCCTTCTTCTTTGCTGGCAGCCAAACCACATCCAATTTGCTGACGTGGACGACGGTTCTCTTGGCAATGCACCCACAGTGGCAGCTGCAGGCACGTGCCGAGGTGCTCAGGGTGTGTGGATCACGTGACATACCCACCAAAGACGATGTCGTAAAGCTCAAGACG CTCAATATGATCCTCAATGAGTCCCTGAGGTTGTACCCGCCCACGGTTGCGACGATCCGACGGTCGAGGACGGATGTGGAGCTCGGGGGATACAAGATCCCCCGTGGGACCGAGCTTTTGATCCCAATTTTGGCCGTTCATCATGATCAAGCCTTATGGGGAAATGACGTGAATGAGTTCAACCCGGCCAGGTTCGCGGACGGGGTGGCTCGGGCCGCCAAGCATCCGGTGGCGTTCATTCCTTTCGGGCTCGGCAACCGCACGTGCATTGGGCAAAATCTAGCGCTCTTGCAGGCGAAACTAGCCCTGGCCATCATGCTTCAACGGTTCTCGTTTAAGATGTCTCCCACTTATCAACACGCACCAACGGTCCTGATGATGCTTTACCCTCAATATGGTGCACCCGTCATCTTTCAACGTCTCCCCCAAGATCAAGGAAAAGATCAAGCGTCTTGA
- the LOC101308791 gene encoding deSI-like protein At4g17486-like isoform 2, giving the protein MGAESTSSSGGGIDRNDRRYDTPVVLNVYDLTPMNNYSVWFGLGIFHSGIEVHGKEYGFGAHDFPVSGVFEVEPKACPGFIYRCSISLGRINMSPTEFRTFIENVAAEYHGDTYHLISKNCNHFTDDIACRLTERRIPGWVNRLARLEEDGTESLTITTPRVSTEVDDDQERRLLSPLAAVSPMSGCGDVTFVKEAHT; this is encoded by the exons ATGGGGGCCGAGAGCACCTCTAGTTCGGGCGGTGGGATTGATCGGAACGACAGGAGGTACGACACTCCGGTGGTCTTGAACGTCTACGACCTCACCCCTATGAACAATTACTCAGTTTGGTTCGGTCTTGGAATATTCCACTCCGGTATTGAAG TTCATGGTAAAGAGTATGGTTTTGGAGCTCATGACTTCCCAGTTAGTGGAGTTTTTGAAGTGGAACCAAAGGCCTGCCCGGGTTTCATTTACCGATGCTCTATTTCACTTGGTCGTATAAACATGTCTCCCACTGAATTTCGGACATTTATTGAGAATGTCGCTGCGGAGTATCATGGGGATACCTATCACCTCATTTCCAAGAATTGCAACCATTTTACAGATGACATAGCATGTAGGTTGACAGAAAGACGAATTCCTGGATGGGTGAATCGGCTTGCTCGACTAG AAGAAGATGGTACTGAATCTTTGACAATCACTACGCCTCGCGTGTCAACAGAGGTTGATGACGATCAAGAAAGACGTCTGCTGTCACCCTTGGCTGCAGTATCACCAATGTCTGGATGCGGGGACGTGACTTTTGTTAAAGAAGCCCATACGTGA
- the LOC101309863 gene encoding protein arginine N-methyltransferase PRMT10-like, whose protein sequence is MGSYTNGVVSDHTGATSNGRASVDKGVDFANYFCTYAFLYHQKEMLSDRVRMDAYYHAVFKNKHHFNGKVVLDVGTGSGILAIWSAQAGARKVYAVEATNMAEHARELVKANNVQDVVEVIQGSMEDVQLPEKVDVIISEWMGYFLLRESMFDSVICARDQWLKPTGVMYPSHARMWVAPIRSGLGDQKQNDYESSMEEWYRFTDETQSYYGVDMGALTKPFSEEQKKYYLQTSLWNNLHPNQVIGTAAILREIDCLTASVSDILEVRSNFSSTVTLPNTRLCGFAGWFDVHFRGRKEVPAQNEVELTTAPSVDNGTHWGQQVFLLNPPIRVTEGDNLNGSFSMKRNKENHRLMEVEFSSEIKQYSGQLLPPFRNRYFIE, encoded by the exons ATGGGGAGCTACACAAACGGCGTCGTTTCAGACCACACCGGCGCCACCAGCAATGGCCGCGCTTCGGTGGATAAAGGCGTCGACTTTGCCAATTACTTCTGCACCTACGCCTTCCTCTACCACCAGAAGGAGATGCTCTCCGATCGTGTCCGCATGGACGCTTACTACCACGCCGTCTTCAAGAACAAGCACCACTTCAATGGCAAG GTTGTGTTGGATGTGGGAACCGGGAGTGGCATTCTCGCAATTTGGTCTGCGCAAGCTGGTGCGAGGAAGGTGTATGCGGTGGAAGCCACCAACATGGCTGAACATGCGCGCGAGCTTGTGAAAGCGAATAATGTGCAAGATGTGGTTGAGGTGATTCAGGGCTCTATGGAGGATGTTCAACTTCCAGAGAAAG TTGATGTGATAATTTCGGAGTGGATGGGGTATTTCCTACTGCGTGAGTCGATGTTTGACTCTGTGATATGTGCCCGTGACCAATGGTTGAAGCCAACTGGAGTCAT GTATCCTAGTCATGCTCGGATGTGGGTGGCACCTATTAGGTCTGGCTTAGGTGATCAAAAACAAAATGATTACGAGTCATCGATGGAAGAGTGGTATCGGTTCACAGATGAAACACAATCTTATTATGGTGTTGATATGGGTGCTCTAACGAAACCATTCTCTGAAGAGCAAAAGAAATACTATCTTCAG ACGTCATTGTGGAACAACCTTCATCCCAACCAAGTTATAGGGACAGCTGCAATACTAAGAGAGATTGATTGTTTAACTGCCTCTGTAAGTGACATCCTTGAAGTAAGATCAAACTTTTCATCTACAGTGACTCTTCCCAACACAAGGCTATGTGGGTTTGCAGGATGGTTTGATGTTCATTTTCGA GGACGCAAGGAGGTTCCGGCCCAGAATGAAGTTGAGTTGACCACTGCTCCTAGTGTAGATAATGGAACGCACTGGGGCCAACAG GTTTTCCTCTTGAACCCTCCAATCCGTGTGACTGAAGGGGACAATCTGAATGGTTCTTTCTCAATGAAGCGCAACAAGGAAAATCATCGTTTGATGGAGGTTGAGTTTAGCAGCGAGATTAAACAGTACTCTGGACAGCTACTCCCACCTTTCAGAAATAGATATTTCATAGAGTGA
- the LOC101309283 gene encoding acyl-protein thioesterase 2-like has translation MSFTSPSVGSGGRTVRRAFEFGRTYVVRPKGKHQATVVWLHGLGDNGSSWSQLLESLPLPNIKWICPTAPTQPISVFGGFPSTAWFDVGELSEDAPDDIEGLDASAAHVANLLSTEPDNIKLGVGGFSMGAATALYSATCFAIKKYGDGTPYPSNLSAVVGLSGWLPCSKTLSKKFEEASEAARRAASFPLLLCHGKGDDVVPYKFGEKSSQALSSTGFQEVTFKSYNGLGHYTIPEEMDEVCTWLSSKLGLEGTSS, from the exons ATGAGCTTTACGTCTCCATCTGTCGGTTCTG GTGGTAGAACTGTTAGAAGGGCATTTGAGTTTGGAAGAACCTATGTAGTCCGACCTAAAGGCAAACACCAGGCCACTGTAGTTTGGCTACATGGCCTTGGTGACAATGGCTCAAG CTGGTCCCAGCTCTTGGAGTCCCTCCCTCTTCCAAAT ATTAAATGGATATGTCCAACCGCTCCTACTCAACCAATTTCAGTTTTTGGTGGTTTTCCTTCCACTGCTT GGTTTGATGTTGGAGAACTTTCAGAAGATGCTCCAGATGATATAGAGGGCTTGGATGCTTCAGCAGCACATGTAGCTAATTTGCTGTCAACAGAACCAGATAACA TTAAGCTTGGGGTTGGAGGTTTTAGTATGGGTGCAGCTACAGCTCTATACTCAGCCACATGCTTTGCTATAAAGAAATACGGGGATGGTACTCCATACCCGTCCAATCTGAGTGCAGTTGTTGGACTCAGTGGATGGCTTCCATGTTCCAA GACCTTGAGTAAGAAGTTTGAAGAAGCAAGTGAAGCTGCAAGGCGTGCTGCCTCCTTTCCACTTTTGTTATGCCATGGAAAAG GTGATGATGTGGTACCGTATAAGTTCGGTGAGAAATCTTCACAAGCTCTGAGTTCAACTGGATTTCAGGAAGTAACGTTCAAATCATACAATGG GCTTGGTCATTACACAATTCCTGAAGAGATGGATGAGGTTTGTACTTGGCTAAGTTCAAAGTTGGGGCTTGAAGGAACTTCTTCATAG